A region from the Silene latifolia isolate original U9 population chromosome 7, ASM4854445v1, whole genome shotgun sequence genome encodes:
- the LOC141591395 gene encoding B3 domain-containing transcription repressor VAL1-like isoform X1 encodes MMESRICMNTSCGAKSSCIQWKKGWELKSGQVADLCFNCGSAYENLVYCDTFHVEESGWRECSLCNKKLHCGCSASASFLEIQDFGGVWCTTCARSAASHSVMRDGISCKGQTLTKNNNTCGLQNSQITSKPDSVNLGNGSILALGNIVQNNGLSYLPHPHTDLMDGICGQPKLEASCPQQALGLGFPDDSYGLNGPAVCAPANEDKNNTVVKDIRGPQIPSLNINLQSPSKTSNFAISFLSGVEDGDKSRPALCQSGQKPRHILPKPPKSNPSKGVDASKVPYTPMRVARPPAEGRLKNQLLPRYWPRITDQELQKLSGELNSTIVPLFEKILSASDASRIGRLVLPKACAETYFPSINHSEGLPLKVQDVKGNEWTFQFRFWPNNNSRMYVLEGVTPCIQAMELQAGDTVTFSRIDPGGKLVIGYRKASNALEIQETQTSLVNPNGVPSGESLCHDVTDGLATDNGPSGLHLTRDLENHLTFLPEQLETLNGDTVLNKYEKLSMASKDASQQPNLAPLKKRMRDISSKSKRSIMHNEDAVEIRLSWEDTQDLLRPPPNAEPNIVLVEDIEFEEYNEPPVFGKRTYFTAARLSGVQEQWAQCDNCSKWRKLPADVRLPPKWTCSSNIWDLSRSSCDTLEEMSSKELESVFRFKKDFKKQKVLESPESFIRYESSGLDALATAATLGDHAEPSAGATTRHPRHRPGCSCIVCIQPPSGKGKHKSSCVCNVCLTVKRRFKTLMMRKKKRQCERDAELAKQKSHDRPIKGSPPVKNPSTDGVIVDEVCPKNDILVKKQSVGESCSKDGIDLNCHPIREDGSKGVVQPSKASTSPAQTAKDPSDIYMNPNELGNLLQKQPTNNDSSHQEANDVCPL; translated from the exons atgatggaGTCAAGAATTTGCATGAACACCTCTTGCGGTGCAAAGTCGTCTTGTATTCAATGGAAGAAAGGCTGGGAATTAAAATCCGGACAAGTTGCGGATCTGTGTTTCAACTGCGG ATCTGCTTACGAAAATTTGGTCTACTGTGATACATTTCATGTTGAAGAAAGTGGGTGGAGAGAGTGTAGTTTGTGCAACAAG AAACTGCACTGTGGTTGCAGTGCTTCAGCTTCATTCCTTGAGATCCAGGATTTTGGCGGAGTCTGGTGTACTACCTGTGCTCGCTCTGCTGCCTCTCACTCA GTCATGAGAGACGGAATCTCTTGCAAAGGTCAAACTTTGACCAAGAATAACAATACTTGTGGCCTACAGAACTCCCAGATTACTAGTAAACCAGACTCCGTTAACTTGGGTAATGGGAGTATCTTGGCTTTGGGTAACATCGTCCAGAACAACGGACTTAGTTATTTGCCTCATCCTCACACAGATCTCATGGATGGAATTTGTGGGCAACCAAAGCTGGAGGCCAGTTGTCCACAACAGGCTCTTGGCTTGGGTTTCCCAGATGACTCTTATGGACTGAATGGACCTGCAGTTTGTGCTCCAGCTAATGAAGATAAAAACAATACAGTCGTCAAGGATATACGAGGACCTCAAATTCCATCCCTCAATATAAACCTTCAATCACCTTCAAAGACTTCCAATTTTGCAATCAGTTTTCTTAGCGGTGTTGAAGACGGAGACAAGAGCAGACCAGCACTCTGTCAGTCAGGACAAAAGCCTCGCCACATTTTACCCAAGCCTCCAAAAAGCAATCCCTCCAAAGGTGTTGATGCAAGTAAAGTTCCATATACACCAATGCGGGTGGCACGACCTCCTGCTGAAGGGCGGCTGAAAAATCAGTTGCTTCCACGTTACTGGCCTAGGATCACAGATCAAGAATTGCAAAAGCTATCTGGAGA GTTGAATTCTACAATTGTGCCGCTATTTGAGAAGATTCTTAGTGCTAGTGATGCAAGTAGAATCGGCCGCTTGGTTCTTCCCAAAGCATGTGCAGAA ACATATTTTCCTTCTATTAATCATTCAGAAGGTCTTCCATTGAAAGTTCAGGATGTCAAGGGGAATGAGTGGACATTTCAGTTTAGATTTTGGCCAAACAACAATAGTAGAATGTATGTTTTGGAAGGTGTGACCCCCTGCATACAGGCCATGGAGTTACAAGCTGGCGATACAG TTACATTTAGCAGGATAGATCCTGGAGGCAAACTTGTCATCGGCTATCGGAAGGCATCAAATGCTCTTGAAATCCAG GAGACACAAACATCATTGGTGAACCCTAATGGTGTGCCGTCTGGAGAGAGCTTGTGCCATGATGTGACTGATGGCTTGGCTACTGATAATGGTCCTTCTGGTCTACACTTGACAAGAGACCTAGAAAATCATCTCACTTTTCTTCCTGAGCAGTTGGAAACTTTGAATGGGGATACTGTTTTAAATAAGTATGAGAAGTTAAGCATGGCGAGTAAAGATGCCTCGCAGCAGCCTAACCTGGCACCCTTGAAGAAGAGAATGCGAGATATTAGTTCTAAAAGCAAGAGGTCAATCATGCACAATGAAGATGCCGTTGAAATTAGACTTTCATGGGAGGATACTCAAGACCTGCTTCGTCCTCCGCCAAATGCAGAACCAAACATTGTCCTGGTTGAGGATATTGAATTCGAAGAATATAAC GAACCTCCAGTTTTCGGTAAAAGAACATACTTCACCGCTGCTCGTTTGTCAGG GGTGCAAGAGCAATGGGCTCAGTGTGATAATTGTTCAAAGTGGAGGAAGTTACCAGCAGATGTTCGCCTTCCGCCAAAGTGGACATGTTCTTCAAATATCTGGGATCTAAGCAG GTCTTCCTGTGATACATTAGAGGAGATGAGTTCGAAGGAACTTGAAAgtgttttcagatttaaaaaag ATTTCAAGAAGCAGAAAGTACTAGAAAGCCCTGAGTCATTCATAAGATATGAGTCTTCAGGACTAGATGCTCTAGCTACTGCTGCCACATTGGGTGACCATGCAGAGCCATCAGCTGGTGCCACTACAAGGCATCCCAGGCACCGTCCTGGCTGTTCTTGCATTGTCTGCATCCAACCCCCAAGTGGGAAAGGCAAGCACAAGTCTTCGTGTGTATGTAATGTGTGTTTGACAGTGAAACGCCGCTTTAAAACACTAATGATGCGCAAGAAGAAGCGTCAGTGTGAACGTGATGCTGAGCTGGCTAAACAAAAGAGCCATGACCGCCCGATCAAAGGATCCCCACCTGTAAAGAATCCATCTACAGATGGTGTGATAGTAGATGAAGTTTGTCCCAAAAATGATATCCTAGTAAAAAAGCAATCAGTTGGTGAGAGCTGCAGCAAAGATGGCATAGATTTGAATTGCCACCCTATTCGTGAAGACGGTAGCAAAGGGGTTGTTCAACCGAGTAAAGCAAGCACGAGTCCTGCTCAAACAGCCAAAGATCCTTCAGATATTTACATGAACCCAAATGAGCTTGGAAACCTCCTGCAGAAGCAGCCAACAAATAATGATTCCTCTCATCAAGAAGCAAACGATGTTTGTCCTCTATAA
- the LOC141591397 gene encoding CBL-interacting serine/threonine-protein kinase 11-like has protein sequence MVEVLLGKYEVGRLLGCGAFAKVYYARNIKDGQSVAIKVINKKKLSGTTLMSNIKREITIMRRLHHPSIVRLFEVLASKSKIYFILELVKGGELFAKVAKGRFSEDLARNYFGQLLSAIAYCHSRGVYHRDLKPENLLLDENGNLKVSDFGLSALKLDDNTNNHLLQTLCGTPAYVAPEILAKKGYDGAKVDIWSCGIILYVLTAGYLPFNDPNLMAMYKKIYKGEYRCPKWMSSDLKRLLSRLLDTNPATRFSVDQIIRDPWLAKAKDQDSTFHLTVSDETSHQLDTAGSSSTSSSSCSLNAFDLISFSSGLDLSGLFHDPFNPIVHSERFLSAEPASKILDQIERAASSENAKVKRNKDAHAVDLEGPKAHFVARLEITPLTDQLLVVEAKTKAGDSASFTLFWTNKIRPHLSGLLYEPPPLTITHAAADASIVL, from the coding sequence ATGGTAGAAGTTTTGCTTGGTAAATACGAGGTAGGGAGGCTGCTAGGATGCGGTGCATTTGCCAAAGTCTACTACGCCAGGAACATCAAAGATGGTCAGAGCGTTGCTATCAAAGTCATCAACAAGAAGAAGCTTTCTGGTACGACCCTCATGTCCAACATCAAGAGGGAGATCACCATCATGAGGCGCCTTCACCATCCTTCCATCGTCCGCCTTTTCGAGGTCCTCGCCTCCAAGTCTAAGATCTATTTTATCCTTGAATTGGTCAAAGGTGGGGAGCTGTTTGCCAAGGTCGCCAAGGGACGTTTTTCTGAGGACCTTGCACGCAACTACTTTGGTCAATTGCTTTCTGCCATTGCCTACTGCCATTCCAGGGGTGTCTACCACCGTGATCTCAAGCCCGAGAATCTGCTGCTCGATGAGAATGGCAACCTCAAAGTCTCTGATTTCGGCCTCAGCGCCCTCAAGCTCGATGACAATACCAATAACCACCTCCTCCAAACCCTGTGTGGAACTCCAGCCTACGTCGCCCCTGAAATCCTCGCCAAGAAGGGATATGATGGTGCCAAGGTTGACATCTGGTCTTGCGGGATTATCCTTTATGTCCTCACCGCAGGCTATCTACCCTTCAACGATCCTAACCTCATGGCCATGTACAAGAAGATCTACAAGGGTGAATACCGCTGCCCCAAATGGATGTCCTCCGACCTCAAGCGCTTACTTTCTCGCCTCCTCGACACCAACCCTGCTACCCGCTTCTCTGTTGATCAGATCATCCGTGACCCGTGGTTGGCTAAAGCTAAGGATCAAGATTCCACCTTCCACTTGACCGTTTCTGATGAAACATCTCACCAGCTGGATACTGCCGGTAGTAGTAGTACTAGTAGTAGCTCTTGTTCCCTCAACGCCTTTGACTTGATCTCCTTCTCCTCTGGCCTTGATTTATCAGGCTTGTTCCATGACCCCTTCAACCCCATTGTACACTCTGAGAGGTTTCTATCAGCCGAGCCTGCTTCTAAGATCCTCGACCAGATTGAGAGAGCTGCATCCTCTGAGAATGCCAAGGTCAAAAGAAACAAAGACGCTCATGCAGTTGACTTGGAAGGTCCCAAGGCCCATTTTGTGGCCAGGTTGGAGATTACCCCCTTAACAGACCAACTCCTTGTGGTTGAGGCCAAGACCAAAGCCGGAGACTCCGCTTCCTTCACCCTCTTTTGGACTAACAAGATCCGACCCCATCTTTCAGGATTATTGTATGAGCCACCGCCATTAACAATTACTCATGCTGCTGCGGATGCTTCAATAGTTTTATAA
- the LOC141591398 gene encoding glutathione S-transferase L2, chloroplastic-like isoform X2 has translation MGSEEVLLPVLNSTSKPPPVFDGTTRLYTAYTCPFAQRVWIARNYKVPCLEHNNKIKGESLDLVKYLDSHFQGPSLYPDDAVKLEFAQLQFANADAFGAAVITYLKGGSDLDSEICVLFDKLEEGLSKFNDGPFFLGRFSAVDIAYAPFIERYQPLLLELKSYEITETRPKLGVWIKEMDKIDAYKQTKRDSKELTSHIKRRVLVSHGA, from the exons AT GGGAAGTGAGGAGGTTCTTCTGCCAGTTTTGAACTCTACTTCTAAGCCCCCTCCTGTATTCGATGGAACCACCAG GCTGTACACTGCCTATACATGTCCTTTTGCCCAGCGGGTCTGGATTGCCAGGAATTACAAG GTTCCTTGTTTGGAGCACAATAACAAAATCAAGGGAGAGAGCCTGGATTTGGTCAAGTATTTAGACTCTCACTTTCAAGGACCATCTCTATACCCTGAT GATGCTGTGAAATTAGAATTTGCCCAACTGCAATTTGCCAATGCTGACGCATTTGGCGCAGCTGTCATCACTTATCTTAAAGGAGGCTCTGACCTTGACAGTGAAATTT GTGTTCTTTTTGACAAGTTAGAAGAGGGTCTGTCCAAATTTAATGATGGGCCGTTCTTCCTTGGCCGATTCAGTGCA GTAGACATTGCATATGCTCCGTTTATAGAGAGGTACCAGCCACTGTTGCTAGAGTTGAAGAGCTATGAGATTACAGAAACCAGGCCCAAGCTAGGTGTTTGGATCAAG GAAATGGACAAAATTGACGCCTATAAACAAACCAAACGGGACAGCAAAGAGCTGACTTCACATATCAAAAGGCGCGTCTTGGTAAGCCACGGTGCCTGA
- the LOC141591395 gene encoding B3 domain-containing transcription repressor VAL1-like isoform X2: protein MLKKVGGESVVCATSASASFLEIQDFGGVWCTTCARSAASHSVMRDGISCKGQTLTKNNNTCGLQNSQITSKPDSVNLGNGSILALGNIVQNNGLSYLPHPHTDLMDGICGQPKLEASCPQQALGLGFPDDSYGLNGPAVCAPANEDKNNTVVKDIRGPQIPSLNINLQSPSKTSNFAISFLSGVEDGDKSRPALCQSGQKPRHILPKPPKSNPSKGVDASKVPYTPMRVARPPAEGRLKNQLLPRYWPRITDQELQKLSGELNSTIVPLFEKILSASDASRIGRLVLPKACAETYFPSINHSEGLPLKVQDVKGNEWTFQFRFWPNNNSRMYVLEGVTPCIQAMELQAGDTVTFSRIDPGGKLVIGYRKASNALEIQETQTSLVNPNGVPSGESLCHDVTDGLATDNGPSGLHLTRDLENHLTFLPEQLETLNGDTVLNKYEKLSMASKDASQQPNLAPLKKRMRDISSKSKRSIMHNEDAVEIRLSWEDTQDLLRPPPNAEPNIVLVEDIEFEEYNEPPVFGKRTYFTAARLSGVQEQWAQCDNCSKWRKLPADVRLPPKWTCSSNIWDLSRSSCDTLEEMSSKELESVFRFKKDFKKQKVLESPESFIRYESSGLDALATAATLGDHAEPSAGATTRHPRHRPGCSCIVCIQPPSGKGKHKSSCVCNVCLTVKRRFKTLMMRKKKRQCERDAELAKQKSHDRPIKGSPPVKNPSTDGVIVDEVCPKNDILVKKQSVGESCSKDGIDLNCHPIREDGSKGVVQPSKASTSPAQTAKDPSDIYMNPNELGNLLQKQPTNNDSSHQEANDVCPL, encoded by the exons ATGTTGAAGAAAGTGGGTGGAGAGAGTGTAGTTTGTGCAACAAG TGCTTCAGCTTCATTCCTTGAGATCCAGGATTTTGGCGGAGTCTGGTGTACTACCTGTGCTCGCTCTGCTGCCTCTCACTCA GTCATGAGAGACGGAATCTCTTGCAAAGGTCAAACTTTGACCAAGAATAACAATACTTGTGGCCTACAGAACTCCCAGATTACTAGTAAACCAGACTCCGTTAACTTGGGTAATGGGAGTATCTTGGCTTTGGGTAACATCGTCCAGAACAACGGACTTAGTTATTTGCCTCATCCTCACACAGATCTCATGGATGGAATTTGTGGGCAACCAAAGCTGGAGGCCAGTTGTCCACAACAGGCTCTTGGCTTGGGTTTCCCAGATGACTCTTATGGACTGAATGGACCTGCAGTTTGTGCTCCAGCTAATGAAGATAAAAACAATACAGTCGTCAAGGATATACGAGGACCTCAAATTCCATCCCTCAATATAAACCTTCAATCACCTTCAAAGACTTCCAATTTTGCAATCAGTTTTCTTAGCGGTGTTGAAGACGGAGACAAGAGCAGACCAGCACTCTGTCAGTCAGGACAAAAGCCTCGCCACATTTTACCCAAGCCTCCAAAAAGCAATCCCTCCAAAGGTGTTGATGCAAGTAAAGTTCCATATACACCAATGCGGGTGGCACGACCTCCTGCTGAAGGGCGGCTGAAAAATCAGTTGCTTCCACGTTACTGGCCTAGGATCACAGATCAAGAATTGCAAAAGCTATCTGGAGA GTTGAATTCTACAATTGTGCCGCTATTTGAGAAGATTCTTAGTGCTAGTGATGCAAGTAGAATCGGCCGCTTGGTTCTTCCCAAAGCATGTGCAGAA ACATATTTTCCTTCTATTAATCATTCAGAAGGTCTTCCATTGAAAGTTCAGGATGTCAAGGGGAATGAGTGGACATTTCAGTTTAGATTTTGGCCAAACAACAATAGTAGAATGTATGTTTTGGAAGGTGTGACCCCCTGCATACAGGCCATGGAGTTACAAGCTGGCGATACAG TTACATTTAGCAGGATAGATCCTGGAGGCAAACTTGTCATCGGCTATCGGAAGGCATCAAATGCTCTTGAAATCCAG GAGACACAAACATCATTGGTGAACCCTAATGGTGTGCCGTCTGGAGAGAGCTTGTGCCATGATGTGACTGATGGCTTGGCTACTGATAATGGTCCTTCTGGTCTACACTTGACAAGAGACCTAGAAAATCATCTCACTTTTCTTCCTGAGCAGTTGGAAACTTTGAATGGGGATACTGTTTTAAATAAGTATGAGAAGTTAAGCATGGCGAGTAAAGATGCCTCGCAGCAGCCTAACCTGGCACCCTTGAAGAAGAGAATGCGAGATATTAGTTCTAAAAGCAAGAGGTCAATCATGCACAATGAAGATGCCGTTGAAATTAGACTTTCATGGGAGGATACTCAAGACCTGCTTCGTCCTCCGCCAAATGCAGAACCAAACATTGTCCTGGTTGAGGATATTGAATTCGAAGAATATAAC GAACCTCCAGTTTTCGGTAAAAGAACATACTTCACCGCTGCTCGTTTGTCAGG GGTGCAAGAGCAATGGGCTCAGTGTGATAATTGTTCAAAGTGGAGGAAGTTACCAGCAGATGTTCGCCTTCCGCCAAAGTGGACATGTTCTTCAAATATCTGGGATCTAAGCAG GTCTTCCTGTGATACATTAGAGGAGATGAGTTCGAAGGAACTTGAAAgtgttttcagatttaaaaaag ATTTCAAGAAGCAGAAAGTACTAGAAAGCCCTGAGTCATTCATAAGATATGAGTCTTCAGGACTAGATGCTCTAGCTACTGCTGCCACATTGGGTGACCATGCAGAGCCATCAGCTGGTGCCACTACAAGGCATCCCAGGCACCGTCCTGGCTGTTCTTGCATTGTCTGCATCCAACCCCCAAGTGGGAAAGGCAAGCACAAGTCTTCGTGTGTATGTAATGTGTGTTTGACAGTGAAACGCCGCTTTAAAACACTAATGATGCGCAAGAAGAAGCGTCAGTGTGAACGTGATGCTGAGCTGGCTAAACAAAAGAGCCATGACCGCCCGATCAAAGGATCCCCACCTGTAAAGAATCCATCTACAGATGGTGTGATAGTAGATGAAGTTTGTCCCAAAAATGATATCCTAGTAAAAAAGCAATCAGTTGGTGAGAGCTGCAGCAAAGATGGCATAGATTTGAATTGCCACCCTATTCGTGAAGACGGTAGCAAAGGGGTTGTTCAACCGAGTAAAGCAAGCACGAGTCCTGCTCAAACAGCCAAAGATCCTTCAGATATTTACATGAACCCAAATGAGCTTGGAAACCTCCTGCAGAAGCAGCCAACAAATAATGATTCCTCTCATCAAGAAGCAAACGATGTTTGTCCTCTATAA
- the LOC141591398 gene encoding glutathione S-transferase L3-like isoform X1 encodes MGSEEVLLPVLNSTSKPPPVFDGTTRLYTAYTCPFAQRVWIARNYKGLQDQIQLVPISMDDKPTWYKDLYPPAKVPCLEHNNKIKGESLDLVKYLDSHFQGPSLYPDDAVKLEFAQLQFANADAFGAAVITYLKGGSDLDSEICVLFDKLEEGLSKFNDGPFFLGRFSAVDIAYAPFIERYQPLLLELKSYEITETRPKLGVWIKEMDKIDAYKQTKRDSKELTSHIKRRVLVSHGA; translated from the exons AT GGGAAGTGAGGAGGTTCTTCTGCCAGTTTTGAACTCTACTTCTAAGCCCCCTCCTGTATTCGATGGAACCACCAG GCTGTACACTGCCTATACATGTCCTTTTGCCCAGCGGGTCTGGATTGCCAGGAATTACAAG GGCTTACAAGATCAAATCCAACTAGTTCCCATTAGTATGGATGACAAACCAACTTGGTACAAGGACTTATACCCACCAGCTAAG GTTCCTTGTTTGGAGCACAATAACAAAATCAAGGGAGAGAGCCTGGATTTGGTCAAGTATTTAGACTCTCACTTTCAAGGACCATCTCTATACCCTGAT GATGCTGTGAAATTAGAATTTGCCCAACTGCAATTTGCCAATGCTGACGCATTTGGCGCAGCTGTCATCACTTATCTTAAAGGAGGCTCTGACCTTGACAGTGAAATTT GTGTTCTTTTTGACAAGTTAGAAGAGGGTCTGTCCAAATTTAATGATGGGCCGTTCTTCCTTGGCCGATTCAGTGCA GTAGACATTGCATATGCTCCGTTTATAGAGAGGTACCAGCCACTGTTGCTAGAGTTGAAGAGCTATGAGATTACAGAAACCAGGCCCAAGCTAGGTGTTTGGATCAAG GAAATGGACAAAATTGACGCCTATAAACAAACCAAACGGGACAGCAAAGAGCTGACTTCACATATCAAAAGGCGCGTCTTGGTAAGCCACGGTGCCTGA
- the LOC141591395 gene encoding B3 domain-containing transcription repressor VAL1-like isoform X3: protein MMESRICMNTSCGAKSSCIQWKKGWELKSGQVADLCFNCGSAYENLVYCDTFHVEESGWRECSLCNKKLHCGCSASASFLEIQDFGGVWCTTCARSAASHSVMRDGISCKGQTLTKNNNTCGLQNSQITSKPDSVNLGNGSILALGNIVQNNGLSYLPHPHTDLMDGICGQPKLEASCPQQALGLGFPDDSYGLNGPAVCAPANEDKNNTVVKDIRGPQIPSLNINLQSPSKTSNFAISFLSGVEDGDKSRPALCQSGQKPRHILPKPPKSNPSKGVDASKVPYTPMRVARPPAEGRLKNQLLPRYWPRITDQELQKLSGELNSTIVPLFEKILSASDASRIGRLVLPKACAETYFPSINHSEGLPLKVQDVKGNEWTFQFRFWPNNNSRMYVLEGVTPCIQAMELQAGDTVTFSRIDPGGKLVIGYRKASNALEIQETQTSLVNPNGVPSGESLCHDVTDGLATDNGPSGLHLTRDLENHLTFLPEQLETLNGDTVLNKYEKLSMASKDASQQPNLAPLKKRMRDISSKSKRSIMHNEDAVEIRLSWEDTQDLLRPPPNAEPNIVLVEDIEFEEYNEPPVFGKRTYFTAARLSGVQEQWAQCDNCSKWRKLPADVRLPPKWTCSSNIWDLSRSSCDTLEEMSSKELESVFRFKKDSAKSIFWKEGMPPHHSYLHHVFQEAESTRKP, encoded by the exons atgatggaGTCAAGAATTTGCATGAACACCTCTTGCGGTGCAAAGTCGTCTTGTATTCAATGGAAGAAAGGCTGGGAATTAAAATCCGGACAAGTTGCGGATCTGTGTTTCAACTGCGG ATCTGCTTACGAAAATTTGGTCTACTGTGATACATTTCATGTTGAAGAAAGTGGGTGGAGAGAGTGTAGTTTGTGCAACAAG AAACTGCACTGTGGTTGCAGTGCTTCAGCTTCATTCCTTGAGATCCAGGATTTTGGCGGAGTCTGGTGTACTACCTGTGCTCGCTCTGCTGCCTCTCACTCA GTCATGAGAGACGGAATCTCTTGCAAAGGTCAAACTTTGACCAAGAATAACAATACTTGTGGCCTACAGAACTCCCAGATTACTAGTAAACCAGACTCCGTTAACTTGGGTAATGGGAGTATCTTGGCTTTGGGTAACATCGTCCAGAACAACGGACTTAGTTATTTGCCTCATCCTCACACAGATCTCATGGATGGAATTTGTGGGCAACCAAAGCTGGAGGCCAGTTGTCCACAACAGGCTCTTGGCTTGGGTTTCCCAGATGACTCTTATGGACTGAATGGACCTGCAGTTTGTGCTCCAGCTAATGAAGATAAAAACAATACAGTCGTCAAGGATATACGAGGACCTCAAATTCCATCCCTCAATATAAACCTTCAATCACCTTCAAAGACTTCCAATTTTGCAATCAGTTTTCTTAGCGGTGTTGAAGACGGAGACAAGAGCAGACCAGCACTCTGTCAGTCAGGACAAAAGCCTCGCCACATTTTACCCAAGCCTCCAAAAAGCAATCCCTCCAAAGGTGTTGATGCAAGTAAAGTTCCATATACACCAATGCGGGTGGCACGACCTCCTGCTGAAGGGCGGCTGAAAAATCAGTTGCTTCCACGTTACTGGCCTAGGATCACAGATCAAGAATTGCAAAAGCTATCTGGAGA GTTGAATTCTACAATTGTGCCGCTATTTGAGAAGATTCTTAGTGCTAGTGATGCAAGTAGAATCGGCCGCTTGGTTCTTCCCAAAGCATGTGCAGAA ACATATTTTCCTTCTATTAATCATTCAGAAGGTCTTCCATTGAAAGTTCAGGATGTCAAGGGGAATGAGTGGACATTTCAGTTTAGATTTTGGCCAAACAACAATAGTAGAATGTATGTTTTGGAAGGTGTGACCCCCTGCATACAGGCCATGGAGTTACAAGCTGGCGATACAG TTACATTTAGCAGGATAGATCCTGGAGGCAAACTTGTCATCGGCTATCGGAAGGCATCAAATGCTCTTGAAATCCAG GAGACACAAACATCATTGGTGAACCCTAATGGTGTGCCGTCTGGAGAGAGCTTGTGCCATGATGTGACTGATGGCTTGGCTACTGATAATGGTCCTTCTGGTCTACACTTGACAAGAGACCTAGAAAATCATCTCACTTTTCTTCCTGAGCAGTTGGAAACTTTGAATGGGGATACTGTTTTAAATAAGTATGAGAAGTTAAGCATGGCGAGTAAAGATGCCTCGCAGCAGCCTAACCTGGCACCCTTGAAGAAGAGAATGCGAGATATTAGTTCTAAAAGCAAGAGGTCAATCATGCACAATGAAGATGCCGTTGAAATTAGACTTTCATGGGAGGATACTCAAGACCTGCTTCGTCCTCCGCCAAATGCAGAACCAAACATTGTCCTGGTTGAGGATATTGAATTCGAAGAATATAAC GAACCTCCAGTTTTCGGTAAAAGAACATACTTCACCGCTGCTCGTTTGTCAGG GGTGCAAGAGCAATGGGCTCAGTGTGATAATTGTTCAAAGTGGAGGAAGTTACCAGCAGATGTTCGCCTTCCGCCAAAGTGGACATGTTCTTCAAATATCTGGGATCTAAGCAG GTCTTCCTGTGATACATTAGAGGAGATGAGTTCGAAGGAACTTGAAAgtgttttcagatttaaaaaag ACTCTGCAAAGTCCATTTTTTGGAAGGAAGGAATGCCACCACATCACAGTTATCTCCATCATGT ATTTCAAGAAGCAGAAAGTACTAGAAAGCCCTGA
- the LOC141591402 gene encoding U2 small nuclear ribonucleoprotein B'' 2-like — protein MMMSGDIPPNQTIYIKNLNEKVKKEELKRSLYCLFSQFGRILDVVALKTPKLRGQAWLCFTEITAASNAVRQMQNFPFYDKPIRIQYAKSKSDCLVKAEGTFTSKDSNKKQQDQAEKKRHTEGTQQNANGTANENNGGTYASQRRPGGREAATPNNLLFVENLPYNTTSLMVKMLFEQYPGFKEVRMVEAKPGIAFVEFEDEDQSTVAMQALQGFKIDPQNPMEITYAKK, from the exons ATGATGATGTCCGGCGATATTCCCCCAAATCAGACTATTTACATTAAAAATCTGAACGAGAAGGTCAAGAAAGAAG AATTGAAGAGGTCCCTCTATTGCTTATTCTCTCAATTCGGGAGAATTCTAGATGTTGTCGCTTTGAAGACTCCTAAACTTCGAGGCCAAGCATGGCTCTGCTTTACTGAAATTACTGCTGCTAGCAATGCTGTCCGTCAGATGCAGAACTTCCCTTTCTATGATAAGCCCATT CGAATACAATATGCAAAATCTAAGTCAGATTGCCTTGTAAAAGCAGAGGGGACCTTTACATCAAAGGACAGTAACAAGAAacaacaagaccaag CTGAAAAGAAGCGACATACTGAAGGAACTCAGCAAAATGCTAATGGTACCGCTAATGAAAACAATGGCGGGACATAT GCTTCACAACGCAGACCAGGAGGGCGGGAAGCTGCAACTCCAAACAATCTCTTGTTTGTTGAAAATTTACCATACAACACAACAAGCTTGATGGTGAAAATGCTGTTCGAGCAGTACCCAGGCTTCAAGGAAGTGCGGATGGTTGAAGCAAAGCCTGGCATTGCTTTTGTGGAGTTTGAAGATGAAGACCAGTCAACAGTAGCGATGCAGGCGCTTCAGGGATTTAAAATCGATCCTCAAAATCCTATGGAAATCACTTATGCAAAGAAGTGA